A genome region from Coleofasciculaceae cyanobacterium includes the following:
- a CDS encoding phycobiliprotein lyase — MNSIKDAKEFFQQSAGRWRSQRTTHHLPFRRAESGSSDINVEFLDANDEKIAAICQMHDVEPQKAIGGAFVSWDGSMAWDKENEDHKGTTVFALIPDSEDPRKGKLLRERGYAEIVPVAGEYHLDREDGLVLITEYETMSIIERFWFVSPDLRLRSSTVKRFGGFNTATFCAESRVSEATVPDATVENTEAKSFAISGW, encoded by the coding sequence ATGAATTCAATCAAAGACGCAAAAGAATTTTTTCAACAGAGTGCAGGAAGATGGCGATCGCAACGCACCACGCACCACTTACCTTTTAGAAGAGCAGAAAGCGGGAGTTCAGATATCAATGTCGAATTTCTCGATGCTAATGATGAGAAAATAGCTGCAATCTGCCAAATGCACGATGTCGAGCCTCAAAAAGCGATCGGCGGCGCATTCGTTAGCTGGGATGGCTCAATGGCGTGGGATAAAGAAAATGAGGATCATAAAGGAACAACCGTATTTGCTTTAATTCCTGACTCGGAAGACCCCCGCAAAGGTAAACTACTCAGAGAAAGAGGCTATGCAGAGATTGTTCCTGTGGCCGGAGAATATCACCTGGATCGAGAAGACGGACTAGTCTTAATTACTGAATATGAAACGATGAGTATCATTGAACGCTTTTGGTTCGTTAGTCCTGATTTACGCTTACGAAGCAGCACCGTTAAAAGATTTGGCGGATTTAATACCGCTACCTTCTGTGCAGAATCTCGTGTGAGCGAAGCAACCGTACCAGATGCAACCGTCGAAAATACCGAGGCTAAATCATTTGCTATTTCAGGATGGTAA
- a CDS encoding LuxR C-terminal-related transcriptional regulator: MEAEQLSHEALLSTRELEIVELVVTGLSNHKIAHRLEISKRTVDNHISNILKKTGAINRVELVRWSLQWGKACLDNVNCCYLPNSSQTVNHNEVLS, translated from the coding sequence ATGGAAGCTGAGCAACTTAGTCATGAAGCACTGTTGTCAACGCGAGAGTTAGAAATTGTTGAACTGGTAGTAACTGGCTTGAGTAATCATAAAATTGCTCATCGACTAGAGATCAGTAAAAGAACTGTTGATAATCACATCAGCAATATTTTGAAAAAAACTGGGGCAATCAATCGCGTTGAATTAGTGCGCTGGTCTTTGCAATGGGGTAAAGCCTGTTTGGATAATGTTAACTGCTGTTATTTACCAAATAGCAGTCAGACTGTAAATCACAATGAAGTGCTGTCCTAA
- a CDS encoding EAL domain-containing protein, whose protein sequence is MTISIPDKTISILVVDDVADNLQILATTLSKQGYRVRCAKNGFTAIRGASTILPDLILLDIKMPDLDGYQVCQKLKANKQTRDIPVIFLSALDDVLDKVKAFEAGGVDYISKPIQVKEVLVRVKNQISLQLANAKINELNQNLEKKVYQRTIELKTAVQKLRQEINERQRVQQQLIYDALHDSLTGLANRALLMERIEFTIAHARRNPGYMYALLFIDLDRFKIINDSLGHLIGDRLLVAVSNLLQGCVRENDIVGRLGGDEFVILLDGIKQLQDATLIGDRIQKKLRSPFELQGQSIFTSASIGIVFSSIEYSNATDLMRDADIAMYRAKDNGKARYTIFDQTMYDETLRLVELENNLRLALERNEFVMHYQPIMSLDHNSLVGFEALIRWQHPERGFISPVEFIPIAEDTGLILSIGEWLLTEACQQLQTWRQQFSSISQIDSLKMSINLASQQLQQPEFIDKLDRILLETGLNGSSLRLEITESALIEPEGNVQNTLRQIRSRNIKLSIDDFGTGYSSLSYLRRFPIDNLKIDRSFIEQMNFDSENFEIVRLIITLAKTLGMDTISEGVETPQQLSQLKFLGCEFGQGYLFSKPLTPQAVELMLAEYPQF, encoded by the coding sequence ATGACGATCTCTATTCCAGACAAGACAATTAGTATTTTAGTGGTCGATGATGTTGCTGATAATTTGCAAATTCTCGCGACTACTCTCAGCAAACAAGGATATCGGGTGCGCTGTGCCAAAAATGGATTCACAGCAATACGGGGGGCAAGTACAATTCTTCCCGATCTAATTTTATTGGATATTAAAATGCCCGATCTTGATGGTTATCAAGTTTGTCAAAAGTTAAAAGCCAATAAACAAACCCGCGATATCCCAGTCATTTTTCTCAGTGCTTTAGATGATGTTTTGGATAAAGTTAAAGCTTTTGAAGCGGGTGGAGTAGACTATATTAGTAAACCTATCCAAGTCAAAGAAGTCTTAGTTCGGGTTAAAAACCAAATTTCTCTGCAATTAGCCAATGCTAAGATTAATGAATTAAATCAGAATCTCGAAAAAAAAGTTTATCAACGTACTATTGAACTAAAAACTGCGGTTCAAAAACTGCGCCAAGAAATTAACGAACGTCAGCGAGTACAACAGCAGTTAATATATGATGCACTGCACGATAGCTTAACGGGATTAGCGAACCGAGCCTTATTGATGGAAAGAATTGAATTTACCATCGCCCATGCCAGACGAAATCCTGGTTATATGTATGCACTATTATTTATCGACCTCGATCGCTTTAAAATTATCAACGATAGTCTAGGGCATTTAATTGGCGATCGATTATTAGTTGCCGTGTCTAACTTACTCCAAGGATGCGTGAGAGAAAACGATATTGTGGGTCGGCTCGGAGGTGACGAATTTGTCATTTTGTTAGACGGCATTAAACAGCTTCAGGATGCAACTTTAATTGGCGATCGCATTCAAAAAAAATTGCGATCGCCATTTGAATTACAGGGTCAAAGTATTTTTACTAGTGCCAGTATTGGCATTGTATTTAGCTCAATAGAATATAGCAACGCGACTGATTTAATGCGCGATGCTGATATTGCGATGTATCGTGCCAAAGACAATGGAAAAGCGCGCTACACCATTTTTGACCAGACAATGTATGATGAAACTCTTCGCTTAGTTGAATTAGAAAACAATTTGCGTCTGGCTCTTGAACGTAATGAGTTTGTCATGCACTACCAACCAATTATGTCTTTGGATCACAATAGCTTGGTTGGTTTTGAAGCGCTGATTCGTTGGCAACATCCTGAAAGAGGTTTTATTTCTCCTGTCGAATTTATTCCCATTGCCGAAGATACAGGATTGATCTTGAGCATTGGTGAATGGTTACTCACAGAAGCTTGTCAACAATTACAAACCTGGAGACAACAATTTAGTTCCATATCTCAGATTGACTCTTTGAAGATGAGTATCAATTTAGCTAGTCAACAGCTACAACAGCCTGAGTTTATTGATAAGTTAGATCGAATTCTCTTAGAAACTGGGTTGAACGGTAGCTCTTTGAGATTAGAGATTACTGAAAGTGCTTTAATTGAACCCGAAGGAAATGTCCAAAACACTTTAAGGCAAATTAGAAGCAGAAACATCAAGCTAAGTATTGATGATTTTGGTACGGGTTATTCTTCTTTGAGCTATTTGCGCCGTTTTCCCATTGATAATCTGAAAATTGACCGCTCTTTTATCGAACAAATGAACTTTGATTCAGAGAATTTTGAGATTGTTCGATTGATTATTACCTTAGCAAAAACCTTGGGAATGGATACTATTTCTGAGGGAGTAGAAACACCTCAACAACTTAGTCAGTTAAAATTTTTGGGATGTGAGTTTGGTCAAGGATATTTATTTTCTAAACCGCTAACTCCTCAAGCAGTTGAGTTAATGTTAGCCGAGTATCCTCAGTTTTGA
- a CDS encoding NblA/ycf18 family protein, which yields MNSSSQLSMEQQFKLKVLQEQVQSLSKEQAQEYLLEMFRQMMVKDNLVKHLLKNA from the coding sequence ATGAATTCATCAAGCCAATTAAGCATGGAGCAGCAATTTAAGTTAAAAGTACTTCAAGAACAAGTACAAAGCTTAAGCAAGGAACAAGCTCAAGAATATTTATTAGAAATGTTTCGCCAAATGATGGTAAAAGATAACTTAGTCAAACATCTGCTCAAAAACGCCTAA
- a CDS encoding response regulator, whose amino-acid sequence MPIIANPLATDWLTQYFSIQQNSKNINKNVGNHADNISDRLLFYLNNSPQIKDISADNRQNQLLSQILNKYLTQADLDFSAKVIVINEDGLIIASNFREINNKSSFASQDVLIYLQQKFDSFSKINKAQQFDFKIKQNFLFGQVTPWQSKALGLNGLIVAIIPKTELMIDQSDEQRSLRLRYLTYLSSTVFLGILTCIWITRLIKLNQSPMPMELSHNHSDNQQIAKGDRLNERDDTSSPSREHYPALNQEDLFLQGADSEENLNLDPPLSQTDLPIAQTEKTVHNEPYELLADMSHELRSPLNAILGFVQIMEQELSITPTSRENIAIINRSGERLLGIINDVVDLAKIETNRLTLEHNNVDFYSWLDTIEQSIKLQAYDRGWEFSLIREENLPQYICIDERRLRQILRNLIDYCFKSTPTSTITLRVAYGNARQKTTVVANQQSSSKNLNVYFEVENANLQVTATELATLFNPTVRVRQEQQSQSARGSSLNLPISRRLAQLMGGDITVSNNSNLGQGIIFNLEIQTESIVAQKLQVQSGLRRIIRLESDQIEYRILIVDDSKTNRKIMSLLLEPVGFKIKEAVNGKEAVDIWLQWQPHMIWMDLRMPVMNGCEATERIRSYPHLYTPIVALTASTLEEEKLLFKAAGCDDFVGKPFSENVIFDKIAQHLGIRYVYEPIIPVTPSNFKLTAETLNVMSDRWLNQVEQAAIVLDRDLLTQLLAEIPLEHTDLKHALQKQVNDFDFDNILNLIKKS is encoded by the coding sequence ATGCCAATCATCGCCAATCCCTTAGCTACTGACTGGTTGACACAATATTTTTCGATTCAACAAAACTCAAAAAATATTAATAAAAACGTTGGTAATCATGCAGACAATATAAGCGATCGGCTGCTTTTTTATTTAAATAATTCACCACAAATAAAAGACATCAGTGCTGATAATCGTCAAAATCAACTTTTATCTCAAATACTTAACAAATACTTAACCCAGGCAGATCTAGATTTTTCAGCCAAAGTTATTGTCATCAACGAAGATGGTTTAATTATTGCTAGCAACTTTCGAGAAATAAACAACAAATCATCTTTTGCTAGTCAAGATGTTTTAATATATCTCCAACAAAAGTTCGACTCATTTTCTAAGATAAATAAGGCTCAACAATTTGATTTTAAGATTAAGCAGAATTTTCTTTTCGGACAAGTAACTCCCTGGCAAAGTAAAGCATTGGGGTTAAATGGTTTAATAGTGGCGATCATTCCTAAAACAGAATTAATGATTGACCAATCAGATGAACAAAGAAGTTTGAGATTAAGATATTTAACCTATTTGTCGTCAACTGTTTTTCTGGGAATATTGACCTGCATCTGGATAACTAGATTAATTAAATTAAATCAATCGCCGATGCCGATGGAACTTTCCCACAATCATTCTGATAATCAACAGATTGCCAAAGGCGATCGACTTAATGAGCGAGACGATACTTCATCACCCAGCCGCGAACATTACCCTGCTTTGAATCAAGAAGACTTATTTTTACAAGGGGCTGACTCTGAAGAAAACCTCAACCTTGACCCTCCGCTTAGTCAGACTGATTTACCGATCGCCCAAACGGAAAAAACAGTTCATAATGAACCATATGAATTATTAGCAGATATGAGCCATGAATTGCGATCGCCTTTGAACGCGATATTAGGGTTCGTTCAGATTATGGAGCAAGAATTATCAATAACTCCCACAAGTCGAGAAAATATTGCAATTATTAATCGTAGTGGCGAACGTTTATTAGGGATTATTAATGACGTAGTTGACCTGGCTAAAATTGAAACGAATCGACTGACTTTAGAGCATAATAACGTTGATTTTTATTCCTGGTTAGACACGATAGAACAAAGCATCAAGCTCCAAGCTTACGATCGGGGATGGGAATTTTCTTTAATTAGAGAGGAAAACTTGCCTCAATATATCTGTATTGATGAGCGCAGACTACGCCAGATTCTGCGAAATTTGATTGATTATTGTTTTAAATCCACACCTACTTCAACAATAACCCTTCGAGTTGCTTATGGTAATGCTCGCCAAAAGACGACAGTTGTGGCAAACCAGCAAAGCTCTTCTAAAAACCTTAATGTTTATTTTGAGGTAGAAAATGCTAATCTTCAAGTCACGGCTACAGAATTAGCTACCCTATTCAATCCTACGGTTAGAGTGCGACAAGAACAACAGTCTCAATCTGCTAGAGGTAGTTCTTTAAATCTGCCAATTAGCCGTCGGCTTGCTCAATTAATGGGAGGAGACATTACCGTAAGCAACAACAGCAATTTAGGACAAGGCATAATCTTTAATCTAGAGATTCAGACCGAAAGTATTGTGGCTCAAAAATTGCAGGTTCAATCTGGCTTGAGAAGAATTATCCGTCTAGAATCAGACCAGATTGAATATCGAATTTTGATTGTCGATGACTCTAAAACCAATCGTAAAATTATGTCGCTGCTATTGGAACCAGTAGGTTTTAAAATCAAAGAGGCAGTTAATGGTAAAGAAGCAGTAGATATATGGTTGCAGTGGCAACCTCATATGATCTGGATGGATTTAAGAATGCCCGTAATGAATGGTTGTGAGGCAACAGAGCGAATTAGATCTTATCCTCATCTATACACGCCGATTGTAGCACTGACTGCTAGTACCTTAGAAGAAGAAAAATTGCTATTTAAAGCAGCGGGATGTGATGATTTTGTCGGGAAACCCTTTTCAGAAAACGTTATTTTTGACAAAATTGCACAACACTTAGGAATACGCTACGTCTATGAACCAATTATTCCTGTGACCCCTAGTAATTTTAAATTGACGGCAGAGACATTAAATGTAATGTCCGACCGATGGTTAAACCAAGTAGAGCAGGCAGCGATAGTGTTAGATCGAGACTTACTGACTCAACTATTAGCAGAAATCCCCCTAGAACATACTGATTTAAAACATGCCCTGCAAAAGCAGGTTAACGATTTTGATTTCGATAACATTCTCAATTTAATAAAAAAGAGCTAG
- a CDS encoding Mo-dependent nitrogenase C-terminal domain-containing protein, producing MTGITKSAYSDRQIVAWLRGLYTIALVDGHYHPQEQELITQLTQDLADINDVDNLEAIAPEELAESLGKESETAENFLRTCVLVAVADGVYSKSEYDLLYKFSNALEIEVEALKSLKNTLYKPEELPTETSAGAASSLTPPAEKGKSCVDVLHPVKDWLEDMEVKDPRLAKFVCKVIPPQCPFERDINLFGRKIAHIPPLCKLNPLYEQFTMLRFRSLSYLADECGEDVTKYVQ from the coding sequence ATGACTGGTATTACTAAATCTGCTTATAGCGATCGCCAGATTGTGGCTTGGCTTAGAGGTCTATACACTATTGCCCTGGTAGACGGACATTATCACCCGCAAGAACAAGAATTAATTACTCAATTGACTCAAGATTTAGCTGACATTAATGATGTTGACAATCTAGAGGCGATCGCTCCCGAAGAGCTTGCTGAAAGTTTGGGCAAAGAATCAGAAACTGCTGAAAACTTTTTGCGTACCTGCGTATTAGTAGCTGTAGCCGATGGAGTCTATTCTAAGTCTGAATATGATTTGTTATATAAATTTAGCAATGCTTTAGAAATTGAAGTTGAAGCTCTCAAGTCTTTAAAAAATACTCTATATAAGCCAGAGGAATTACCCACAGAAACTAGTGCAGGTGCTGCCTCTTCTCTAACTCCACCTGCCGAAAAAGGTAAATCTTGTGTAGATGTGCTGCATCCTGTGAAAGATTGGCTGGAAGATATGGAAGTCAAAGATCCCCGTTTGGCTAAATTTGTCTGTAAAGTAATCCCGCCACAATGTCCTTTTGAGCGGGATATTAATTTATTTGGACGCAAAATTGCTCATATTCCTCCTCTTTGCAAGTTAAATCCTTTATATGAGCAGTTTACAATGCTGCGCTTTCGTTCACTTTCATACCTAGCCGATGAATGTGGCGAAGATGTGACTAAGTACGTACAGTGA
- a CDS encoding RluA family pseudouridine synthase, producing the protein MTLQVTEKSDRLDLWLSTNLSDLSRSRIQKLIEDGNVRLNHQVCNSKKVKVSPGDTLDITIPEPEKLNLTPENIPLDILYEDEQLIIVNKPAGMVVHPAPGHYTGTLVHALLHHCDTLAGIGGVERPGIVHRLDKDTTGAIVIAKSDRAHQNLQAQIKAKTTRREYWGIVYGSFATETGKIDLPIGRHKGDRQKMAVIPVAQGGREAVTHWKILERIGNYSLMQFVLETGRTHQIRVHCAHQGHPLLGDTTYGSNRALKVNLSGQALHARQLSLLHPISGEPIQAIAALPAEFTKLLQVLRRRN; encoded by the coding sequence ATTACATTACAGGTAACCGAAAAAAGCGATCGCCTAGATCTTTGGCTATCGACCAATTTAAGCGATCTTTCTCGTTCTCGTATCCAAAAGCTGATTGAAGACGGCAATGTCAGGTTAAATCATCAGGTTTGCAACAGTAAAAAGGTTAAAGTTAGCCCTGGTGATACTCTTGACATAACTATTCCTGAACCCGAAAAACTCAATTTAACTCCTGAAAATATTCCTCTGGATATTCTTTATGAAGACGAACAGTTGATTATTGTTAATAAACCAGCGGGTATGGTGGTGCATCCAGCACCAGGACATTATACGGGGACGCTAGTTCACGCTTTACTGCATCATTGCGACACTTTAGCAGGAATTGGCGGGGTGGAACGACCAGGAATTGTCCATCGACTCGATAAAGATACTACGGGAGCAATTGTGATCGCCAAAAGCGATCGCGCTCATCAAAACTTACAGGCACAAATTAAAGCTAAAACGACCAGAAGAGAATACTGGGGGATAGTCTACGGTTCTTTTGCCACCGAAACAGGAAAAATTGACTTACCGATTGGTCGTCACAAAGGCGATCGCCAAAAGATGGCGGTTATTCCTGTAGCCCAAGGAGGCAGAGAAGCCGTCACCCACTGGAAAATTTTGGAACGAATTGGTAATTATAGCTTGATGCAATTTGTGTTAGAAACGGGGCGGACTCATCAAATCAGAGTTCATTGCGCTCATCAAGGACACCCTCTACTTGGAGACACCACCTACGGCTCAAATCGTGCTTTAAAAGTCAATTTATCGGGTCAAGCTCTCCACGCCAGACAATTATCTTTATTACATCCAATATCAGGAGAACCCATTCAGGCGATCGCAGCTCTACCAGCAGAATTTACCAAACTCTTGCAAGTTTTGCGTCGTCGAAACTAG
- a CDS encoding biopolymer transporter, which yields MKCCPKLHFLKLILMAIAFGLGSCQTSRYITPPTQNINATLNSIAAEADSHFSYDGRYLIYTSDRQSKRSVYLYDLQRRRLITLPGLNQPGSMQSQADISADGRYIVYVSEQLGKSDIFLYERLTAKSQNLTRNFIGEVRQPSISGNGRFISFEGNRSGQWDIEIYDRGLGIDLSTPQNFLNPQQP from the coding sequence ATGAAGTGCTGTCCTAAACTGCATTTCCTTAAGTTAATTTTGATGGCGATCGCTTTTGGTCTAGGTAGTTGTCAAACTTCTAGATACATTACTCCGCCGACACAAAATATTAACGCCACGTTAAATTCTATTGCAGCCGAAGCAGACTCGCATTTTTCTTATGATGGTCGTTATCTAATATACACTAGCGATCGCCAATCTAAGCGAAGCGTATATCTCTACGATTTGCAACGCCGACGTTTAATTACGCTTCCTGGATTGAATCAACCAGGCAGTATGCAGTCTCAGGCAGATATAAGTGCTGATGGACGCTATATAGTTTATGTGTCGGAGCAATTGGGTAAATCTGATATTTTTTTATATGAGCGCTTGACGGCCAAAAGCCAAAATCTGACTAGAAATTTTATTGGAGAAGTTCGTCAACCAAGTATTAGCGGGAATGGACGCTTTATTTCGTTTGAAGGAAATCGCTCAGGGCAATGGGATATTGAAATTTATGATCGAGGTTTAGGAATTGATCTTTCTACACCTCAAAATTTTCTTAATCCCCAGCAACCATAA
- a CDS encoding phycobilisome rod-core linker polypeptide — protein sequence MSIPLLEYKPSSQNPRVAGYDVGSDDQPRIYSAESTFSLTEMNELIDAAYRQIFFYAFRSDREIYLESQLRNRQITVRDFIRGLLLSETFRSSFYEKNSNYRFVEQCIQRVLGRDPYNEREKIAWSIKIGTKGREGFIDALLDSDEYIENFGYDIVPYQRRRVLAGRQTGERPFNIKSPRYNEYYRSILGFPQIIWQTEVRRYTPQEKQAKAGSPALYLNMARSLPNRANTPTTNSATNLDYLSKVPYRKVT from the coding sequence TTGTCTATTCCCTTACTAGAATATAAGCCTAGTTCCCAAAATCCTCGTGTCGCAGGATACGATGTTGGGAGTGATGACCAACCCAGAATTTATTCAGCAGAGAGTACATTCTCTTTGACTGAAATGAATGAATTGATTGATGCAGCATATCGTCAAATCTTTTTCTATGCTTTTCGTTCCGATCGCGAAATTTACTTAGAATCTCAATTGCGTAACCGTCAAATTACCGTTCGAGATTTTATTCGTGGACTTTTGCTTTCGGAAACTTTTAGAAGTAGCTTTTACGAAAAAAATAGCAACTATCGTTTTGTCGAACAGTGCATCCAAAGAGTTTTAGGGCGCGATCCTTATAACGAAAGAGAGAAAATTGCTTGGTCAATTAAAATAGGTACTAAAGGTAGAGAAGGATTTATTGACGCGTTGCTAGACAGTGACGAATACATAGAAAACTTCGGCTACGATATTGTACCTTATCAACGCCGTCGAGTACTTGCTGGTCGCCAAACAGGAGAGCGTCCTTTTAATATCAAGTCTCCTCGCTATAACGAATATTATCGTTCCATTTTGGGCTTTCCTCAAATTATTTGGCAAACCGAAGTACGTCGTTATACTCCTCAAGAAAAGCAAGCAAAAGCAGGAAGTCCCGCTTTATATTTAAATATGGCTCGTAGTCTACCTAATAGAGCAAATACTCCTACCACAAACTCAGCAACCAATCTTGACTACCTGAGTAAAGTTCCTTATCGTAAAGTTACTTAA
- the obgE gene encoding GTPase ObgE translates to MQFIDLAEVEVVAGKGGDGMVAFRREKYVPAGGPAGGNGGWGGSVILVASSRLQTLLDFRYARIFQAEDGKKGGPNNCTGAKGSDRLIEIPCGTLITDADTGEYIGDLTIDGETLCVAAGGKGGLGNKHFLSNRNRAPEHALPGLEGETRRLRLELKLIAEVGIIGLPNAGKSTLISSLSSAKPKVADYPFTTLVPNLGVVRKPTGDGTVFADIPGLISGASEGIGLGHDFLRHIERTRILLHLIDATADDPIVDYQTIQQELEAYGHGLPERPQIIAFNKIDAVDSEILDQITSELQELTSVSIFHVSAVTRQGLDTLMQKVWSILDAEEVSTAI, encoded by the coding sequence ATGCAGTTTATCGATCTAGCCGAAGTAGAAGTAGTAGCGGGCAAGGGTGGTGATGGAATGGTGGCATTCCGTCGGGAAAAATATGTCCCCGCTGGGGGCCCTGCTGGGGGCAATGGTGGTTGGGGAGGGTCAGTAATATTAGTAGCGTCAAGTCGACTGCAAACTTTACTGGATTTTCGCTATGCCAGAATTTTTCAAGCCGAAGATGGCAAAAAAGGAGGACCGAATAATTGTACGGGAGCAAAGGGAAGCGATCGCCTAATTGAAATTCCCTGTGGTACTCTAATTACTGATGCCGATACGGGAGAGTATATCGGTGACTTAACTATTGATGGTGAAACTCTTTGTGTTGCCGCAGGTGGCAAAGGCGGTCTAGGTAACAAGCATTTTTTGAGTAATCGCAATCGGGCTCCAGAACACGCTTTGCCAGGGTTAGAGGGAGAAACCAGACGTTTACGCCTTGAATTAAAGCTGATCGCCGAAGTCGGAATTATTGGTTTGCCCAATGCCGGAAAATCTACGCTTATTTCTTCGTTATCTTCAGCGAAACCCAAAGTCGCTGACTACCCTTTTACGACTCTAGTTCCTAACTTAGGAGTGGTACGTAAACCGACGGGAGACGGTACGGTGTTTGCTGATATTCCTGGATTGATTTCAGGTGCTTCTGAAGGTATTGGCTTGGGTCATGACTTTTTACGCCATATTGAGCGAACCCGCATCTTACTACATCTAATTGACGCTACGGCAGATGATCCAATAGTTGACTACCAGACCATTCAACAGGAACTAGAAGCCTATGGACATGGTTTACCCGAACGTCCGCAAATTATTGCTTTTAATAAGATAGACGCAGTAGATTCAGAAATCTTAGACCAAATTACTTCTGAATTACAGGAACTTACTTCTGTGTCAATTTTTCATGTCTCCGCGGTAACTCGCCAGGGATTAGATACTTTGATGCAAAAAGTTTGGTCGATTTTGGATGCAGAAGAAGTTTCAACAGCAATTTAA